In a genomic window of Anoxybacter fermentans:
- a CDS encoding DDE-type integrase/transposase/recombinase: protein MDFYIGLGLSLQQTVQAIKLTWQVSLSKEIIQKWTVSLAAKLAPLIPKLPLPLSGIVAIDETYIRVKGKWHYLFTAIDGKHGFVITQHLSKHRDAKAALTILQRIIKQYDGKKFTLITDKAPIYEVAVHAAEEIITLQHI, encoded by the coding sequence TTGGATTTCTACATCGGATTAGGTCTCTCTTTACAACAAACTGTCCAGGCTATCAAACTAACCTGGCAAGTTTCTCTCTCAAAAGAGATCATTCAAAAATGGACAGTTTCATTAGCTGCTAAATTGGCACCCTTGATTCCAAAACTGCCTTTACCTTTATCTGGTATTGTTGCTATCGATGAAACCTATATCAGAGTTAAAGGCAAATGGCACTACTTATTTACAGCCATCGATGGTAAACATGGTTTTGTCATCACTCAACATCTTTCTAAACATCGTGATGCTAAAGCTGCCCTTACAATCCTACAAAGGATCATCAAACAATACGACGGTAAAAAATTCACTCTAATAACCGATAAAGCTCCAATCTATGAAGTTGCTGTACATGCTGCTGAGGAAATAATAACTTTACAGCATATATGA
- a CDS encoding ABC transporter ATP-binding protein — protein sequence MDLKLIIKLVKKSYPFMRPYMLRNIIAIVLNQLSMVLVLLVPLLIKILVDDILMTQNFNQLILFGIAMFGIYLLSNVFAFLSNYIYANFAESFVIDARNLLYDKLLNMKMSFFIKEKVGNIVSRLRDDAAEIHSLLSFILDKILINIVKVIIIFIILFKMNFYLALISIITIPIFIFVNNFFSQKLREQSHITRQYFADLMSFFMNSFSKIILIKNFCYENQEKEKHNVISKKLRHSMIRGEILGYLVMEVTRLVTNFSGVIILTLGGYMVLKGKLTVGELIAYYTYLKLIYDPILDLTRSTALINRTIAGMERYFEYFELDELEEKDKGIEVPFTGDIKLENVSFKYIDEPIYTGVNLQIKPKEKILILGKSGQGKTTLAYLLKGFYQPQRGEILLDGYNIQQINLVSLRKNIGYLPQEAFIIDGTIRENLTCVKEDATEEEMWWALDQAQIGDYIRTQLKNGLDEVLSNNGSSLSGGQRQRISIARLFLQNPKIIIFDEIFTGLDLETEKYIWNNIKKFIKDKTALFISHKIVEPNYFDSFCLVKNNKIIKFSSFAELEQEESYFAYLEDSKVS from the coding sequence ATGGATTTAAAATTAATTATTAAATTAGTGAAAAAAAGTTATCCGTTCATGAGACCGTATATGTTGAGAAATATAATAGCTATTGTATTAAACCAATTATCTATGGTTTTAGTTTTATTAGTTCCACTTTTAATAAAAATTTTAGTGGATGATATTCTTATGACACAAAACTTTAATCAATTAATCTTATTTGGAATTGCTATGTTTGGTATATATTTGCTTTCTAATGTATTTGCTTTCTTATCTAATTATATATACGCCAACTTTGCAGAAAGTTTTGTAATAGATGCCAGAAACCTTTTGTATGATAAATTATTAAATATGAAAATGTCTTTTTTTATTAAGGAAAAAGTAGGAAATATTGTAAGTCGATTAAGAGATGATGCAGCAGAAATACATTCTTTACTATCTTTTATTTTAGATAAAATTCTTATAAACATTGTCAAAGTGATTATTATTTTTATTATACTTTTCAAAATGAATTTCTATCTGGCACTAATATCAATTATAACTATACCAATTTTCATATTTGTAAATAATTTTTTCAGTCAAAAATTAAGAGAACAGTCCCACATTACTAGACAGTATTTTGCGGATTTAATGAGTTTCTTTATGAATAGCTTTAGCAAAATAATATTAATTAAAAATTTTTGTTATGAAAACCAGGAAAAAGAGAAGCATAATGTAATTAGTAAGAAATTAAGGCATTCGATGATACGTGGGGAGATTCTTGGCTATTTAGTAATGGAAGTAACCAGGTTAGTAACTAATTTTAGTGGTGTTATAATTCTTACATTAGGTGGCTATATGGTTTTAAAAGGGAAATTAACAGTTGGTGAACTTATTGCTTATTATACTTACTTGAAACTTATTTATGACCCGATTTTAGATTTAACTAGAAGTACTGCTCTAATTAACCGGACGATTGCTGGTATGGAACGGTATTTCGAGTATTTTGAATTGGACGAATTAGAAGAAAAGGACAAAGGGATAGAAGTACCATTTACTGGTGATATAAAGTTGGAGAATGTGTCATTTAAATATATTGATGAACCAATTTACACTGGAGTAAACCTGCAAATAAAACCAAAAGAAAAAATCTTAATTTTAGGCAAAAGTGGTCAGGGAAAAACCACTTTAGCGTATCTGCTTAAGGGTTTTTATCAACCTCAAAGGGGAGAAATCCTATTAGACGGTTATAATATTCAACAAATTAATTTGGTATCTTTAAGGAAAAATATTGGGTATTTACCACAAGAAGCTTTTATAATTGATGGTACAATCAGGGAAAATTTAACATGTGTTAAAGAAGATGCAACTGAGGAAGAAATGTGGTGGGCTTTAGATCAGGCACAGATTGGGGATTATATTCGTACTCAACTTAAAAATGGTTTAGATGAAGTATTAAGTAATAATGGTAGCTCACTATCAGGTGGTCAAAGGCAGAGAATTTCAATTGCACGACTATTTTTGCAAAATCCTAAAATTATTATCTTTGATGAAATATTTACTGGTTTAGACTTAGAAACGGAAAAATATATTTGGAACAATATAAAAAAATTTATTAAAGATAAAACTGCATTGTTTATATCTCATAAAATTGTTGAGCCTAATTATTTTGATTCTTTTTGCCTGGTAAAAAATAATAAAATTATTAAATTTTCATCTTTTGCAGAGTTAGAGCAGGAGGAAAGCTATTTTGCATACTTGGAAGATAGTAAAGTTAGTTGA
- a CDS encoding S1C family serine protease — protein MRNRRVQIFGLFLVGLMVLGFVGNSVLQASEGENTAQIIVPQEQAVINAVKKVGPAVVSIVVKNIVQGYDFFFEPYSQEVEGLGSGFIFDKRGYILTNNHVIEGAHEIKVILTDGREFEGEVIGADPENDLAVLKLKKAPKNLPVAVLGDSNKLQVGQLTIAIGTPYDLKFQNTVTTGVVSALGRSIQGKGRHGLIRINNVIQTDASINPGNSGGPLLDSQGRVIGINTAILGNAQGMGFAIPINTAKAIIDELIEYGHVRRPFIGIAGQDVSKEALNNYFGYNGDGGVYVARVIPDGPADKAGLKAGSIILEVDRHKIKGMDDLIRVIKEKGIGTKVKMLVLTEKGLEVLTVEIGEKQEVLKGAKEKE, from the coding sequence ATGAGGAATCGAAGAGTCCAGATTTTCGGATTGTTTTTAGTTGGTTTAATGGTGTTAGGTTTTGTAGGTAATTCTGTTTTGCAGGCAAGTGAAGGAGAGAATACTGCACAGATTATCGTTCCACAGGAACAGGCAGTTATTAATGCAGTCAAGAAGGTAGGTCCGGCTGTGGTCAGTATTGTAGTAAAAAATATTGTTCAGGGTTATGATTTCTTTTTTGAACCATATTCTCAGGAAGTAGAAGGATTGGGTTCAGGTTTTATATTTGATAAACGCGGGTACATTCTGACAAACAACCATGTCATCGAGGGAGCTCATGAGATTAAAGTTATCTTAACAGATGGTCGTGAATTTGAAGGTGAGGTGATTGGGGCGGATCCAGAAAACGACCTGGCAGTTTTGAAGTTAAAAAAGGCACCTAAAAATCTACCAGTAGCAGTTTTAGGAGATTCAAACAAATTACAGGTAGGTCAGTTAACTATTGCTATTGGTACTCCCTATGATCTCAAATTTCAAAATACAGTAACTACCGGTGTAGTAAGTGCTCTTGGCCGTTCCATTCAGGGCAAAGGACGGCATGGATTAATCAGAATTAATAATGTAATCCAGACTGATGCTTCAATTAACCCTGGAAATAGTGGTGGTCCGCTTTTAGATAGCCAGGGCCGGGTTATTGGTATTAACACTGCTATACTTGGCAATGCACAGGGTATGGGATTTGCTATTCCAATTAATACTGCGAAAGCTATCATTGATGAGTTGATTGAATATGGTCATGTGAGACGTCCCTTTATCGGTATCGCTGGTCAAGATGTTTCTAAAGAAGCTCTTAATAATTATTTTGGATATAATGGCGATGGCGGGGTTTATGTGGCCCGGGTAATTCCTGATGGACCTGCTGATAAAGCAGGACTTAAAGCTGGAAGTATCATTCTTGAAGTTGATCGTCATAAAATTAAAGGGATGGATGATTTGATTAGAGTTATTAAGGAGAAGGGAATCGGTACTAAGGTTAAAATGTTGGTTCTTACCGAAAAAGGTCTTGAGGTATTGACAGTAGAGATTGGAGAAAAACAGGAAGTTCTTAAAGGAGCAAAAGAAAAAGAATAG
- a CDS encoding DUF1540 domain-containing protein, which yields MQRSNNPIGRVKCVVNTCKYYESGNYCMAESIEIQPPNAHDTQETDCATFESKA from the coding sequence ATGCAAAGATCCAATAACCCCATCGGCCGTGTTAAATGTGTAGTTAATACCTGTAAATATTATGAAAGTGGTAATTACTGTATGGCTGAATCCATAGAAATTCAACCACCCAATGCCCATGATACTCAGGAAACTGACTGTGCGACTTTTGAATCTAAAGCCTGA
- a CDS encoding YeiH family protein, whose product MDKLIKYIPGLIFTAILAWISMQIQKIDFIAKMHFSSLIIAILLGIFIKNIFKVPQVFEAGIHFTLKKILRLAIILLGFKLSFAEVAQIGGRGLVLVIIVTTCTMIFAVLLGKKLKLGERLSLLIGAGTSICGASAVAAVGPIIDAEEKDTTFAIATVTIFGTIAMFLYPLFYRFFHLPNIFYAVWAGSSIHEVAQVVAAGFAAGEQAGQFATLVKLTRVLLLIPIAVLLGIRQMKKEGAAGKLKKVTIPWFVFGFLAVVIINSIDVLPKNMVNGLVSLDGFLLTWAMAGMGLETSLEKMKKVGIKPFYVGLVTWLFIGTIGFFMSRMLFI is encoded by the coding sequence ATGGACAAGTTGATAAAATATATACCCGGCTTGATTTTTACAGCTATTCTAGCCTGGATTTCTATGCAGATTCAAAAGATTGATTTTATAGCAAAAATGCATTTTAGTTCTTTAATTATAGCTATTTTATTAGGAATTTTCATCAAGAATATTTTCAAAGTACCACAGGTTTTTGAAGCAGGTATTCATTTTACTCTAAAAAAGATATTGCGGTTGGCTATCATTTTATTAGGGTTCAAATTGAGTTTTGCAGAAGTTGCGCAAATTGGAGGAAGAGGTTTAGTACTGGTTATTATTGTTACGACCTGTACGATGATTTTTGCAGTATTGTTAGGAAAAAAATTAAAACTTGGTGAGAGATTATCTTTATTAATTGGAGCAGGGACTTCGATTTGTGGAGCTTCTGCAGTCGCTGCGGTAGGTCCAATAATTGATGCAGAAGAAAAGGATACAACCTTTGCTATTGCTACAGTGACGATTTTTGGTACTATTGCTATGTTCTTATATCCATTATTTTATAGGTTTTTCCATTTGCCCAATATTTTTTATGCAGTTTGGGCAGGTTCTTCAATTCATGAAGTGGCACAGGTAGTTGCAGCTGGGTTTGCAGCAGGAGAACAGGCAGGACAGTTTGCCACTTTAGTGAAGTTAACCAGGGTTTTATTATTAATACCTATAGCAGTTTTATTGGGGATTAGGCAAATGAAAAAAGAAGGGGCAGCAGGAAAACTTAAAAAAGTTACAATTCCCTGGTTTGTATTCGGCTTTTTAGCGGTTGTCATTATCAATTCTATTGATGTTTTACCGAAAAATATGGTTAATGGATTAGTTTCTTTAGATGGTTTCTTACTCACCTGGGCTATGGCAGGAATGGGCCTGGAGACCAGTTTAGAAAAAATGAAAAAAGTAGGAATAAAACCTTTTTATGTTGGTCTTGTAACATGGTTATTTATTGGAACTATCGGATTTTTCATGTCAAGGATGTTATTTATATAA
- a CDS encoding selenium metabolism-associated LysR family transcriptional regulator — MNLRKLKIFLTVCECGSMSGAAKKLYMTQPAISQAILELEDELKVNLFDRIKKKLVLTYPGEILYEYSKRILMLIDEAQNTIKDISHMNMGRLRIGASTTIGTYLLPELIGEFKKKYKNIEIHFLIDNTGVIEKKILDYEIDIGLVEGPIHSKEIIVKPFFDDELYLICSKDHHWASRKSVKPEEIKDENLIIREPGSGTREVIENTMAKYNLSYHIKHVLNNTEAIIKAVEANIGISIVPKIAVKEKIKSGNLIKINLENICFKRKFNIIYHKDKYRPTLFNEFIEYLNSFGN, encoded by the coding sequence ATGAACTTAAGAAAACTTAAAATTTTTCTGACAGTCTGTGAATGTGGCAGTATGTCTGGAGCAGCAAAAAAACTTTATATGACACAACCAGCCATAAGTCAGGCCATTTTAGAATTAGAAGATGAACTTAAGGTAAATTTATTTGATAGAATAAAGAAAAAACTTGTTCTAACATACCCGGGGGAAATCCTTTATGAATACAGTAAACGAATACTTATGCTTATAGATGAAGCCCAAAATACTATTAAAGATATTTCACATATGAATATGGGAAGATTACGTATTGGTGCAAGTACAACCATCGGTACTTATTTATTACCAGAATTAATTGGTGAGTTTAAAAAGAAATATAAAAATATTGAAATACATTTTTTAATCGATAACACAGGTGTTATAGAGAAAAAGATATTGGATTATGAAATTGACATTGGACTTGTAGAAGGCCCCATCCATTCAAAGGAGATAATCGTAAAACCCTTCTTTGATGATGAACTTTATCTTATCTGTTCAAAAGACCATCACTGGGCCAGCAGAAAATCTGTTAAACCTGAAGAGATTAAAGATGAAAATTTAATCATTCGGGAACCGGGAAGTGGAACAAGGGAAGTTATTGAAAATACTATGGCAAAATATAATTTATCATACCACATAAAACATGTTCTAAATAATACAGAAGCAATTATCAAAGCTGTTGAAGCGAATATAGGTATTTCGATTGTTCCAAAAATAGCAGTTAAAGAAAAAATTAAAAGTGGAAACCTTATAAAAATAAATTTAGAAAATATTTGTTTTAAAAGAAAATTTAATATTATATACCATAAAGATAAATATAGACCAACATTATTTAACGAATTCATAGAATATCTGAATAGTTTTGGAAACTAA
- a CDS encoding tetratricopeptide repeat protein, which translates to MNKIERNQLCSCGSGKKYKNCCGKTESLALFRKKILEREIHQIKNKLFTNFIFNWSNEIPGILVEFLGDSIKEVPELEKRIKNMVVEFLDENENADLLLLIECVLFDYFTPEGETFFQKFLKNEKKNLRNLVVEVLSQWGDSYISIYEVEEICYEEKIIILKDILLNTRSKVNLMEIPITEIEVGNLFIARLLSKGEVYETLGFILLSGILKQELIDRITELKNQKIIGVQDNDWRKFLKKYGYEVIISIAILDNQYDFFGGAIEDQFDWINDKQKEVARLIRINLIEDYPNEDVVIAIALWYRYCELKKPKINKVETIIAAIEYVIALKLGRFVTQKEIALKYGVSPNSISSRYKEFMEIVEGCAVDPVGQRISLERNLLAISKSLKKIWIDDPAEINQLINENFGKINSFAKANISLRDKAQNLLYDAWETTGKKRVELAKKALEIYPDSPDAYVILAQETATTFEEALYLYRKGVEAGERVFGKRYFEENKGHFWGLIETRPYMRAKLGLAETFEFLNYKNEAIKHYKEMLELNPNDNQGVRYNLLTLLLEENRFTEAKNLLEKYNNDISAEFKYNKCVLEYKLSGASNITKKLFKEAIAYNPFVPDYLLGVKQLPLFPPLYISPGGEDEAIYYVTKNLHLWLETPNLFELLEKIVK; encoded by the coding sequence TTGAATAAGATTGAAAGAAACCAGCTTTGTTCCTGTGGAAGTGGAAAAAAGTATAAGAATTGTTGTGGAAAAACAGAAAGTTTAGCTTTATTTAGAAAAAAAATACTTGAACGTGAAATACATCAAATAAAGAATAAACTTTTTACCAATTTTATTTTTAATTGGTCTAATGAGATTCCCGGGATACTGGTTGAATTTTTAGGTGACTCCATTAAAGAAGTACCTGAGTTAGAAAAAAGAATTAAGAATATGGTTGTGGAATTTCTGGATGAAAATGAAAATGCGGATCTACTTCTTTTGATAGAATGTGTTCTCTTTGACTATTTTACACCGGAGGGAGAAACATTTTTTCAAAAATTTTTGAAGAATGAAAAGAAAAATTTACGAAATTTAGTTGTAGAAGTTTTAAGCCAATGGGGAGATTCTTATATATCTATTTATGAAGTAGAAGAGATTTGTTATGAGGAAAAAATAATTATTTTGAAAGATATTTTATTGAACACCAGATCAAAAGTGAATTTAATGGAAATACCCATTACAGAAATAGAAGTTGGTAATCTATTTATTGCAAGGCTTCTCTCTAAGGGTGAGGTATATGAAACCTTGGGATTTATTCTTCTTTCTGGAATATTAAAACAGGAATTGATTGATCGGATAACAGAATTAAAAAATCAAAAAATTATCGGTGTTCAGGACAATGACTGGAGAAAGTTTCTTAAAAAATATGGATATGAAGTTATTATCAGTATAGCTATATTAGATAATCAGTATGACTTTTTTGGAGGTGCTATCGAAGATCAATTTGATTGGATTAATGATAAACAGAAAGAAGTTGCCCGGCTTATCAGGATTAATTTAATAGAAGATTATCCTAATGAGGATGTAGTTATTGCAATTGCACTTTGGTATAGGTATTGTGAATTGAAAAAACCCAAAATTAATAAAGTTGAAACCATAATAGCAGCGATAGAATATGTTATTGCTCTGAAATTGGGAAGGTTTGTTACCCAAAAGGAAATTGCTTTAAAATACGGTGTATCACCTAACAGTATATCTTCACGTTATAAAGAATTTATGGAGATTGTGGAGGGATGTGCGGTAGATCCTGTTGGTCAGAGGATTAGCCTTGAGAGAAATTTACTTGCTATAAGTAAATCTTTAAAAAAGATATGGATAGATGATCCTGCAGAAATTAACCAACTTATAAATGAAAATTTTGGAAAAATAAATTCTTTTGCTAAAGCTAATATTTCTTTACGTGATAAAGCACAGAATTTACTTTATGATGCCTGGGAAACTACGGGTAAAAAAAGAGTAGAATTAGCGAAGAAGGCTTTGGAAATTTATCCCGATAGTCCTGATGCTTATGTAATTTTGGCTCAGGAGACTGCCACTACTTTTGAGGAAGCCTTATATTTGTACCGTAAAGGAGTTGAAGCGGGTGAGAGAGTGTTTGGCAAAAGATATTTTGAAGAAAATAAAGGCCATTTTTGGGGATTAATTGAAACCAGGCCTTATATGCGGGCAAAGCTAGGATTAGCAGAAACTTTTGAATTTTTAAACTATAAAAATGAAGCGATCAAACATTATAAAGAGATGTTAGAATTAAATCCCAATGACAATCAGGGAGTCAGATATAATTTACTTACTTTATTATTAGAAGAAAATAGGTTTACAGAAGCCAAAAATCTTTTGGAAAAATATAATAATGATATTTCAGCAGAATTTAAATATAACAAATGTGTTTTAGAATATAAACTTTCTGGAGCAAGTAATATTACTAAAAAATTATTTAAAGAAGCCATAGCTTACAATCCTTTTGTTCCAGATTATTTACTTGGAGTGAAACAACTTCCTCTATTTCCACCGCTATATATATCACCTGGCGGTGAGGATGAAGCCATCTATTATGTGACAAAAAACCTACATTTGTGGTTGGAGACTCCTAATTTATTTGAATTGTTAGAAAAGATAGTTAAATAA
- a CDS encoding NADH-dependent [FeFe] hydrogenase, group A6: MVSLEIDGHRVEVEEGTTILEAARKIGIDIPTLCYLKDINVEGACRVCLVEVEGEPGLKASCIYEIKEGMKVKTATPRVIKARKQIIELLLSDHPFDCLTCIANQNCELQSLAKEYDIRGLQYRGERRRIPIDDLSPSIVREPEKCILCRRCITVCKKVVTAGIYDINERGFHSFAAPAMNDSQIDTPCTYCGQCILVCPTGALHEQRQDTEMVWEALADPDKHVIIQTAPSIRATLGEMFGMPIGSLVTGKVVAALKRLGFDKVFDDCFGADVVVMEEGAEFIHRLKEGQRLPQFTSCCPGWVKFAENYYHELLPHLSTVRSPQQVFGALSKTYYAEQAGIDPEKIFCISTMPCIAKKFEARRPEMVVNGMRAVDAVLTTRELGQIIKQAGLDLKNLPDEEYDEPMGYASGAGVIFGAGGGVMEATLRTVYEKLTGEKMKPIQYKSIRSDSYRELEIEINGELLRFAVVRGLGNARHLLDRILKGEVEYHLVEIMACPGGCVGGGGQPIYSHKDRWYMQVDAGNHRGNALFKADEAKEIHTAHENPWIQKLYREYLGEPMSERSRQLFHTTYTKRPMYGRMRHNLEEKQLVY, from the coding sequence ATGGTATCCTTAGAGATTGATGGTCATAGGGTCGAAGTAGAAGAGGGCACGACTATTTTAGAAGCAGCCAGAAAAATAGGAATAGATATTCCTACATTATGCTATTTAAAAGATATTAATGTCGAAGGAGCTTGTCGGGTCTGTCTTGTAGAAGTAGAAGGCGAACCCGGATTAAAAGCTTCATGTATTTATGAAATAAAAGAAGGGATGAAAGTAAAAACGGCAACTCCCAGGGTGATTAAAGCAAGAAAACAGATAATCGAACTGCTTTTATCAGATCATCCATTTGACTGTCTAACTTGTATAGCAAACCAGAATTGTGAACTTCAGAGTTTAGCAAAAGAATATGATATTAGGGGATTACAATATAGGGGAGAACGCCGCCGGATTCCCATTGATGATCTTTCACCATCTATTGTACGTGAACCCGAAAAATGTATCCTCTGTCGTCGCTGTATAACTGTCTGCAAAAAGGTTGTAACTGCAGGAATCTATGATATCAATGAGAGGGGTTTTCACTCTTTTGCAGCGCCTGCCATGAATGATAGCCAGATTGATACTCCCTGTACCTATTGTGGACAATGTATCCTGGTCTGTCCAACGGGAGCATTACACGAGCAGCGTCAAGATACCGAAATGGTCTGGGAAGCTTTAGCTGATCCTGATAAACATGTAATCATTCAAACTGCGCCTTCTATCCGGGCCACCTTAGGTGAGATGTTTGGTATGCCAATTGGTTCATTGGTAACGGGAAAAGTTGTTGCTGCTTTAAAACGGTTAGGATTTGATAAAGTTTTTGATGACTGTTTTGGTGCAGATGTAGTAGTCATGGAAGAAGGAGCAGAGTTTATCCACCGTTTAAAAGAGGGTCAGCGGTTACCCCAATTTACATCCTGTTGTCCAGGGTGGGTAAAATTTGCAGAAAATTATTATCATGAATTATTACCACATCTTTCAACAGTTCGTTCGCCGCAGCAGGTTTTTGGTGCTTTATCTAAAACCTACTATGCTGAACAAGCTGGGATAGATCCGGAAAAAATTTTCTGTATTTCGACAATGCCCTGTATAGCTAAAAAATTTGAAGCACGTCGTCCCGAAATGGTGGTTAATGGAATGAGGGCGGTTGATGCGGTTTTAACTACCCGTGAATTAGGTCAGATTATCAAACAGGCAGGATTGGATTTAAAAAATCTACCTGACGAAGAATATGATGAGCCTATGGGATATGCCAGTGGTGCTGGTGTAATTTTTGGTGCGGGTGGAGGTGTAATGGAAGCAACTTTGAGAACGGTATATGAAAAATTAACCGGTGAAAAGATGAAGCCTATTCAATATAAGTCTATCCGGTCCGATAGTTATCGAGAGTTAGAAATTGAGATCAATGGTGAACTGTTACGGTTTGCTGTAGTTCGCGGTTTAGGTAATGCTCGTCATTTATTGGATCGAATCTTAAAAGGTGAGGTAGAGTATCATCTGGTTGAGATTATGGCCTGTCCAGGTGGCTGTGTTGGCGGTGGTGGTCAGCCGATTTACAGTCACAAAGACAGGTGGTATATGCAGGTAGATGCGGGAAATCACCGGGGTAATGCACTTTTTAAGGCCGATGAGGCTAAAGAGATCCATACAGCTCATGAAAACCCATGGATTCAAAAACTTTATCGAGAATATTTAGGTGAACCTATGAGTGAACGGTCCCGGCAGCTTTTCCATACTACCTATACAAAGAGACCGATGTATGGACGGATGAGACATAATTTGGAAGAAAAACAGTTAGTATATTAG